Genomic window (Natronospira proteinivora):
CTGCCGCCGAGCCCCAGGACAGTGTCACGAAAGCGCCGTCCCGTTTCACGATCAAACAGGCCCTGTTCTTCGAAGGCGGAGAAGGCATCTGAGGACAAGACCTCGGCCCAGAGATAGCTGTAATATCCTGCCGCATAACCGCCACCGAAGATGTGGGCAAAGCTGTGGGCGAAACGGTCGTAATCGGCCACCGGCACCACCGAGATGGACTGACGGACCTCGCCAAGCAGGTCCTGTATGAAGCCGCTGCCTTGACCATCGTATTCCCGATGTAATCGCAGATCGAAGGTGGCGAACTCCAGCTGACGGAGCAATTTCATGGCCGATTGAAAATTGCGCGCCGAGAGCATGGCCTGGTGCAGCGCTTCCGGCATTGGCTCATCGCTCTCGTAATGCGCCGCAATCCGATCCATACCCGCCCGGGGCCAGGCGAAGTGCTCCTGAAACTGGCTCGGCAGCTCTACCGCATCCCACTCCACCCCATGTATGCCGGCCACATTGCTCACATCTACCTGGGTCAGCAGATGCTGAAGGCAGTGACCCAGCTCATGGAACAGGGTGATCACATCGTCATGGTTAAGCAGGCTTGGCTGATCGGCCGCCGGAGCCCCGAAATTACAGGTGAGATAAGCCACCGGCGTTTGCAAGTCCTTGCCCTGGCGCCGACGACTGATGCACTCATCCATCCAGGCGCCGCCCCGTTTGCCGTCCCGGGCATGGAGATCCAGATACAGGCGACCAATCCCTTCACCGCTATCATCGTCTATGAGCTCATACAGGCGGACATCTTCATGCCAGGAGTCGAAATCGCTGAGGCTTTGAACGGAGAAGCCATAGAGTTCACCGGCAATGTCGAACATCCCCGATAGCACCCGCTCCAAGGGGAAATAGGGGCGCAACTGTTCATCGGAAATGGCATGGCAGGCCAGGCGCCGCTTCTCACTGGCCCAGGTGATATCCCAGGGAGCCAGTGACGCGATGCCCAGCGATTCCCGGGCATAGTCCTGAAGGGCTTCGAACTCCTTTTCTGCCGCCGGGCAGCTGCGGGCCTGGAGATCGGCCAGGAAGGCCGCCACCGCATCGCCACTGTCCGCCATCTTGGTGGCGAGGGACAGCTCGGCGAAATCCGGATAGCCCAGCAAATCCGCCGACTCCTGGCGCATGGCCAGAATCTCATTCATGATCGGGCCATTGTCGAAACGACCGGCATCGGGGCCCTGATCGGAGGCCCGGGTGGCGTGGGCCCGGTGTATTTCTTCCCGCAAGCTGCGATCATCGGCGTGCTGCATGATGGCCAGATAATCGGGGAAGGCCAGGGTGAACAGCCAGCCGTCCAGGCCTCCGGTCTCGGCCCGCCCGGCGGCCCGGGCCAGATCCGGTTCCGGGATGCCCTGGATTCGGGCCGGGTCGCTCACATGACACTGCCAGGCTTCGGTGGCGTCCAGAACATTCTGCTCAAAACGATTCTGGTGTTCGGAAAGCTTTTCCTGGAGCGTCCTGAAGCGGCTGCGCGCTGGTTCATCCAGGCCGACCCCGGCCAGTTTGAAATCGCGCAGCTTGTCCTCGACGGTCTTGCGTTGGGCGGTATTCAGACCCGCCCAGTTTGGGCCTCCGCGCAGCTGACACCAAGCCTCATACAGGCCGCGATGCTGACCCATCTCGGCTTCATAGCGGCTGATCAGGGCCAGGCACTGCTCGAAGGCCGTGCGCACGGCATCATCATTGCGTACATTGTTGAGATGGGAGATGGGGGAGAATACACGGGCCAGACGGTCATCCACCTCCGCCAGGGGTTCGGCCAGACTGTCCCAGTCGAAGGGCCCCGACTGGTTTGCGAGTGCTTCAATCGCCTGACGGTTATCGGCCAGCACCGTCTCCACGGCCGGCACGAAATGGCTGGCCTCAAGTTGCCCGAAGGGTGGCAGATCAAAATCCTGCAATAATGGATTGCTCATGGAAAACCCTCCCCCGGGCGGGTCGTAGAGAATGCGTAACTTATCACGGGCGGCGACGTCTTTCAGCTTGCCGGCAAGCCTGGCGCTGCCGTTCGGGTGGCTTGACAGCCACATTGTGAGACCGTCCAATGAGCAAGCCGTTTCATGGCATCGAGGAGATTATGGCCGACTTTGACCTGATTGTGATTGGCGCCGGTAGCGGCGGCATGGCCACCGCCCGGCGGGCGGCTGAATATGGCCA
Coding sequences:
- a CDS encoding M3 family metallopeptidase, whose protein sequence is MSNPLLQDFDLPPFGQLEASHFVPAVETVLADNRQAIEALANQSGPFDWDSLAEPLAEVDDRLARVFSPISHLNNVRNDDAVRTAFEQCLALISRYEAEMGQHRGLYEAWCQLRGGPNWAGLNTAQRKTVEDKLRDFKLAGVGLDEPARSRFRTLQEKLSEHQNRFEQNVLDATEAWQCHVSDPARIQGIPEPDLARAAGRAETGGLDGWLFTLAFPDYLAIMQHADDRSLREEIHRAHATRASDQGPDAGRFDNGPIMNEILAMRQESADLLGYPDFAELSLATKMADSGDAVAAFLADLQARSCPAAEKEFEALQDYARESLGIASLAPWDITWASEKRRLACHAISDEQLRPYFPLERVLSGMFDIAGELYGFSVQSLSDFDSWHEDVRLYELIDDDSGEGIGRLYLDLHARDGKRGGAWMDECISRRRQGKDLQTPVAYLTCNFGAPAADQPSLLNHDDVITLFHELGHCLQHLLTQVDVSNVAGIHGVEWDAVELPSQFQEHFAWPRAGMDRIAAHYESDEPMPEALHQAMLSARNFQSAMKLLRQLEFATFDLRLHREYDGQGSGFIQDLLGEVRQSISVVPVADYDRFAHSFAHIFGGGYAAGYYSYLWAEVLSSDAFSAFEEQGLFDRETGRRFRDTVLGLGGSQPAAVVFRQFRGREPELSAFLRHHGISEAA